From Juglans regia cultivar Chandler chromosome 9, Walnut 2.0, whole genome shotgun sequence:
AAATTCTTCACGAAGGAGGGCAGTCTCTGCATGTACAGTTGCATTGTACGTTCCTTATAACAGGTTGCAAAAGACTATCTCAAAACACCAACACCAGGACCAACCCCTCCCACTTTTCCAGAATCAACGCTTAGCCTAATATTTGATTTAAGAAACACACACAGACAAGTGCTCTCCATAAAAGGAGTGATTATGCTTTGCTTCCTTTTCATGATTGTAATTAAAAGGAACTTCCAAGAGAAATACATATTAGAGAGCATGATTGTCAAAAGCGAGCagcatgaaattttaaaatgcgACTGGTTCTTGGTTTCAAGCtgtacatatgtatatatatacacttatgCTAGGCTTTTGTAATTAATCCTGCATAATGTAATTATGTAAGGAGACGACAAGAAGCATATGAAATATGGCGAAACCTTGAAGgaaaaatgcaagtaaaatatCAATAGATTCTAATGCCCAAATGTGTTTTCGCCGCTGTAAGTAACATAGAGAAACCCATCTTCATCCTTCTTCTCCTCGTATATAGCAGACATCATTGCACctgcaaaaaccaaaaaaaaaaaaaattagtaggTCATCTCAAATCAAAATGCTCAAATAGAGCATTATCTTGTAGAAGATGGTATAATCAGAGCAAGGTTTACCTGTTGGTGGAAGAACATTATCCACAAATACAAAGATTGCCTTTTCTGCACTCAGTTTAATCCTTTTGCGAATGACATAGACAAATTGCCCCACTGTCAGGTCAGCCGGAACAAGGTATCTGTGATTGTATCAAGGTGAGAAGGGGGTGGAAAAAtcaccaaaacaaatatatttaacacAAGGGGGATGACCATAGTTCTTGGTATAAATTTTTATCCCACTGATGTCTCTCAAGAGTTTGACTACAGTTCCCTCTGAAACACCGATGAATACAACTTCCTGaggcttttttcttttcttttcttctttttttataactaacCTTTCCCAAGactgaacttttttttttattggcactgggtgtccagGAACGGCATCCCGACTTATCCCGGACTGAACTTAAACAAGATCATGGATGTTGGAAAAGAAATGGGGAATGTGATGGGAAATTCCAGAGAAAGTAATAGTAGGAATTACTTACTTTTTCTTGTCGATGCTTGGGATATCACTTCTCTCCGCCTTCTCCACGATAACCTTCAAATTATATGATAAAGTTTCCAGAAAAGTCAGCTTTGGAAGCCAAGAGGGTAGAATGCCGATTCAATCCATGTTAATGACTGGAAAGCTAGTAAAGCAGAAAATCATCtttaaaagaaacaagaaaaagaaaaagaaaaagaaagtcgTGTCCTATATTGAACCCAAACAATCATGGATATGGAAGAATGAGAACAGTGTACTACCTGACAGACAATGCCGTCCACCCAAATATTCAGAAATTTGTTGTTTTCTATGGTGACAGTCATACAGCCACATTATCAGTAGTATAAGATTTGATTTCTAAAGTATGACATTGCAACACTATCATCTAACGTTCATTGATCAAAGCTTTCCAACTTCCAAGGCAAAAACTAACTTGAACCAAAATTGAGAACAAGAAGTAACGCGACCTAAATATCTATAACTTCCTATAGAGATCCAGTATCGGCCTTTTCTTCCtcagataaaataaaaggtTTCAAAAACCTCTGTTTTAACAAGACAAGCAAAATTACATGTCAGAGACTATATAAACTTTGCGAGAAGTAAAACAGTAAACAGCCTTCATACAGAAAGTCTAGATACAGTACTTTGTTATGGCACGCCTGAGCCAGAAATCTTAAGGATATGCACCAAGaatgatgaaatgagactaCTTAACTATACCCGTAccagatataaaataaaaggaacaGAATTAAGCTATCTTCGGTCCACACAGGAATCACAACTGCAGTCCCAAACCAAATATAAAAAGTGGTGTACTTCAATTCTCCTAGATCACCTGGCTAAAACATACCCCAAGCAGATGCTCAAATTCCAAATGTTATCTTTCAAGGCATCATAAATCATCAAGCCATAAATCATTGACAAACATCAATGCCCAATATGCATTTGCACACACATCCTTCAAATGCAAATTAACACAttgcttttttctttatattgcTTGCATTCATAACCCAGAAAACAGGGAATAAATACAAAACCAAAGACATACTTCAAATACAATTACAATCCATATGCAGTTAAACCCAAACTTTGGCTTCTCAATtcacaattcaaataaaaacaaactgaAACTGCAAGAATAATTGAGCTTAAAAAGTAACAATTATTACTCACCGGTATCCTATCAGGATATTTCTCCCTAATTCTGGCAGCCTCTGCCCGTCTCTTCTCTGAAGACAAGACATAACATATACTCGTAAATTCAACATGTTACCCATTCTTCCATACACAATACACGGAAGATAAAAAAAACGAAGAGTACATTTTCTCCAAATAAACAGTAAATACTACATACCAAGATCATGCTCTTGCTTGAAGTAACTCTTTGCCATTTTCCCTGAAATTACCATCAAATTCTTTAAGTTTTTCGCTATTCTTCCACTCAATGGATGATAAACTATTTCTCCGACAATTAAGagccataataatattaaagaagaaaaaatcgaTCAAACCCAAAACTATGCAGGACAGAGTTCGCGAACCGTGACCAAAATTACAACACATCAACTCTATAGTTTAAGTTCTTGCAGTCGTTACtgagaaaaaaaccaaaaatatcaaattgcaCTATTTTTTCCAACAACTTTTACCCACAATTGCACCCAGAAGAACATGATCGATAACAACAAGCGCATGCATATACCCAAAATCAAATGATTGAGATAATTCGGTGCACGAGCTCTTTtgaagggaagaagaaaaaactatGAACCCAACTAGCTTTCTCAATATCGAACACCcttaaatagaaaaatctttaattaaatggaaaaaaagaacTTAAATTTATCACAATCGAACGGTAAATACAGGGGCTTTGCGTTGATCAGAAGACGAATCGATCAATCGACTATTCAAACAGATTACTAAGTAAATGAAACCATTAAATTAATCGAGAATATAATTGAACAATAGAAagcataaaatcaaacaaaacaaggacaaaaatagaaaggatCTCGTGAAGACGAACCGCGCAAAAGGAGATAACTTTTTCTGATGAGAACTCAACGAAGCTCGTGGGTTTGGTTGAAGATAGAAATCGAGACGGCTTTGCTTTCGGTTTTTGGAGTACAAATACAGATTAATAATACTATCAGTCTATCACATATCCTTAAGATACCaatatcataaatattctaaattttagaATGCGGTTTCTCGAGACTCGATATACTTGGGGAACAAGGCTGGGCGTCAGGATCAAACTCCCAGTGGACCCCACCTTTGGGACTATTTCATCTGAAAGGACGTTCAGGATACATCTTCGGTACGGCAAGGGTTGATCTGATCCGTGAAGACGCATTCGATTAAGGTACCTCCACGTGGAAGGATGAGAATATGCTTCCTTAATACTCTTGTACTTTCTATCCTAGGACTCTCTCtaagcccagcccagcccagcccagacGTTTCTTAGGAGTTGGAATCCCCAGGTCAGTCTTTCCGAGACGAGCGGTGTTACGGCAGTCTGACACCATCTCATTCTATGATCCGGCCCCGTTTGGTTTAACATATTTCTCAATCAATTTCACCTGTCAATATTTAAACagtacttaaatatatataattgttaaatttaaattttaaatttttttatttaatttttataatttttttaaatttttagacaaaacataaaaataattcaatatttttaacttccaaaataaaaattatattataacaatattctaactttataatatctttatctaactttttattttttattttttaaaatctcttaaaacatcttaattcaaactattttattattatttacgatATTATAAATCCAATTTGATAATTTAAGTTATGTTTGGAtatcaaatcatctcaatctattttaaattaataattgataaaatttactactttttaaactttCCACCCCCAACCAGACGGTGTGGACAATCTCACCGGCTCCCGCGAGAAAGGGTTGCGGGGAAGGGCTTAGGCCCaacctaatatatatgtatatatataaatatatatatatataaatatatatatatatatataaatatatatatatatatacttggtcATTATTGTCAACATGTCTCTAGGTAAACATTTCATTACTCTTGTCAATGGAAAAAGGCATTAcgattatgaaaaatgatagatacaAACGGCATGCGTAACCACGGCGCAAGCGGTGCTTAGGCGGAAAAAGAAACGGTTCGTTTTGGATAAAACACATCGTCCACATTCTCCCTCCCTTGTCTTCCACATCCTCCCTCCCTCTGAAATCTGAATCGTTCCCTCCCCCACCTCCCTTCGAAGAACCTGCTCCTTCCCTCCGAATCGCTCCCTCCCCTAGCTCCCTTCGAAGACCAGCTCCCCTCCCTTAGACTTACCCTCCCTTTTCCCTCTCTCGAAAACGTTCTCTCCCTAACCTCCTtcgacaaaattaaatttaaaaaaaacaagagttaGGTTATGGCGACGGGGTCGTCggaaggagaagatgaagagaaagttaCAGGTAGAGAATACAGTGCTGATAGTGGAAGATGACCTTAGAGAAATGGGGAAGAAGGCGGCCTGGAGTGTCAGCTCTTGCAAGCCCGGCAATGGCGTCTTTTCTCTCTGCGACGACAACCTCGAGACCTATTGCAGTAATTAAATTACACCCACACCCCCCAAAACCAATCTCTCCCAATTCTTCCTCTTTCTATCTTTGAAAACTTAACCATTGcgtttattattatatttttgcattTCAGATCAGATGGCGCACAACCTCATATGGTTAATATTCAATTCCAAAAGAAGGTTAAGCTTCAAGTATGTGATATGCAGATTTTGAGCGTAGATTTTGCTtgattcttattttttcttttttgttaactAGTAGAAATTAAtgagtttgttttgttttgaagttagTTGTTCTTTATTTGGATTTCAAGCTTGATGAGAGCTGTTTCTATATTTCTCAGATTAGTTGCCCCTGTCCAGATTAGTCGCCCCTGTCCAAGAAGAAGCTTTCTTCCCGCATttctattcttcattttttttttaattaatacacgtggcaattgaaaaatattattttacaagcCGACTGTAAGCCGTTTGCAATTGCCGACTATACGTAGCAGTAGTGTTACAAATATATAGCAGCACATATTTCCATACAATATCGCATGCACAAAGCATAAACTATTATCTCAGTTCATGATCCGGCCACGTGCTAAGAACTCCCGTAAAATAAAACGTCCCAAAACCGATTGTATATATTCCAGCTCCAGTTAGGGGTATAATCGGTTCgatttagtctaattttagataaaatttaggatcaaATTGGTATATAGCAgttttgcatttttaaaaattgatttcgCACCAATTACTCCCAAAATCGGTACTTCTGATTTTATCAGTTTTAGTTCAGTTCGAtctgatttttcagttttaatatactatattatatattacataatatatataatactatataatactatagtgataatatattgtactatattataatatatattataattgaattatagactataattatatattatatataaaaattatatacaatataaaaaattataatatatatatataaactcgtccggttcggtccgatccggttaaaaaaaaaaaaatagaaccgaATAGATTTTGAccggttttaagaaaaaaaaaatcgtaccGGATTGAACTGAACTCAATATCAGACCCAACCCATTGGTTCGGTCTGATTTACCGGTTcatcggttttttttttacatccttaACCCAAATTGCTAAAAgttaaagaaataaagatacccttatacctattttattactattttattatttagctattttttctatattaaaaattttagaatatgacATTCTTACATAATTTAGgtgaaaataattcattcaaagttttgtaaaattaaatctatttttattaaattatatgattatgttagttgattgaatttttttttttatattatgtaaaaaggttatattttaaaatttttaatctaaattcaaataattaaataaaagaaaaaaataactaaacagtaaatcaataattaaaaagatgtaGGTGTATCACTAATAATTGCATGCATGTCCCGGTCTTAATTGGTTATGATCTTTTGCCCAGCCATTTAGGTCCCAACTTGTCCCGGCCAATCTCCTTTTCCTTTGGACCATTCAACTCAGTAACCGAGTTCTGGGCTCCACATTACGCTGATTTGGACAAGTAGTGCTTCCAAATCCAaccctttcttctttcttttcatcccctattttttcttttgttgcctGTGAAAGAATATAGTCATGAGATCTCATCCATCCACCGCGGTCAAACATGAAACTTGAAAGCATCCGCAACCGGTCTTTGTCATGGTGttgtgttgttttctttttatagaaacaaaattcaaacCCGACCTGTTTTTCGCCCTCtctacataataatatatatataataataatatatcttcATCAAGTCCAAACCCCAATTAAACTGCATAGAAAAAATTAAGACCATACtagttataaatagttattAAGAACATGATTTGCCTTGTAAATAGACACTGATAAGATACTGGACCTTGTAAAAAtgaatagaatatttaaagTTTTGACATTTTAAagcatatatacttatataggtctcctttttcttttatgaaaagcATGCTATTATTTGGGCCAACCAAGCAGGCTATGATAGTTTGTATATACATGCAGATAGTCATCATGTGATAGTAATTCTTGACGTCTGAATTTTTAAGCTTATGATGAAAATTATCAAACGACCTGCATGTGAATAAACCTTCATGCTTAATTATTGCAAGCATGCAGTGGCACAacaagcaattttttttaaagagccaacttttctattttgtGACACATTTATAGGACTTTTCATCCTGACCTGATTTTTTTCCAGCCCAATCCAAAACCCGGATTGCAAAATCCGAGTATATCcggtacctttttttttttttttgttcaagtttGAAGGTTTTGATCTTATGCTATGGAAGGCAACAATAGTAGTAGAAAGGTTCAATCACACCAACAATGAGGTAGAATTTGTCTCGTTTCACTTATTCTCCCTTGTCTTCCAGATATTATGCCCCTCACCTCAGGAGTTTCACCCACAACCAAACCAGAGCACATGGATTAGTATAGCATAGTTACTATTTCTGTGAAAGCCTCCGTTTTAAAACGCTGAAGAATCTCGAACAATTTGATGAAAGCAAGGGCCAACTCATCACAGCATTGGTTtgtttaggtctcgtttgtattcacagtccatatcaatttatctcactactattcaataattttaactcataaatctcactattatttataattcattttattactattcacaatcaatctcaattcatttttaaatccaaacgacaccttaATCAATCACATCGAGAACAATTTAGGATTGGCTTTTCATTCATTATGAAAACGTAAACGGTAAAACTACCACACCCAATGGGCTCCTTTAAGAACTATATATACTAGCATTTCCGGGAAACCAAATTCACAcggaaaaaaaagaacagaagctTGTTGCCTTCCATAGCATAagatcaaaacattcaaacagaAGAAGgaggctaaaaaaaaaaaaaaaaagggcaggGGTGTATCGGATTGTAAATCCCCGGCCTGGGTCTAACTAGGGCTAACCCGGTCCGGGTTGtggcccgggtttgaaacccgagTTCCGGTTCGAATATACCAGGATTCCTAAGCCGAAACTTAGACGAACAATCATAACAtttgtgtaaaataaaaaagagattaaaaattcagaaaacataactatataagACTAGATCTCAATAATTTGCTATATACGcgtaaaaataaaatcctaaaaacataatttaatatacctTTTAGATTTATGATGATAATATTCtatagaataatattcatctactattatttttgtaataaaatatttagaatttatttttttcataaaatctatcaaatgatattttagaatgCAATCTTACATTCTAGTGtataatctaatttattaagtttcatgtaaaatttagatattttcgtttcacattaaacatataataatataattgagaccttaaataaattttttcttgctcaatgaagtcttgaggataaaacctctcaactattttttatatagatcatcaaccttaatgatttttcttgtattttcattttgaattcgGTATTAAGAAgtctaatattgtataacaacaaattttgagattcatattaataaatttattatttcttcaaaaattattttaaattaatcttagtgaagccacatccttgaaaagggataatatatagaagttatataaaattttggaacTATAGGATGAAATTGGAGAgagacatttttataaatattttgaaattttaaaaatttttagagagCATACGGAGATCATAACTTTTTTGGGAGAGTCATtgtctatatttatagaattaaatgaaatgtaggttgattttaaaatttcaaaacattttgGGGGCCTTCAGCCCAACGTGGGTCCGCCACTGCAAGCAAGCGCCTGGGAATCGaaattttgattgaaaaaatttaattggaaGCGGTTTTGTATATTAATATgcgtatttatttaatataattagttaaaaaataaattttattaaaaataatattaatttaaatttaaaatataaatataataatattaatatacaaattGGTACGCAAacttatttgtaaataataaaattcattttgatatattctTAACTCAATGTAAATATTGACGATTACGTGAGAGACCGTAGACTCGATTGAATTTTCCAGTTTACATGCAAAaatcaaaatgcaaaaataattttttttattataataacataaaataggATTAGAtcataaataatagtaaaaataaacttttcatattcaatcaATGcaggttgatatatatatatatatattgtgaggTTATTAAACGACGTTGTAAGATACGTTAAGTCGATCACATTACAGATAGAATTAGTTGaattctaaaattaataaacCTAGAAACTCATCGAAATATTTTCCTGggtttattcttttcttttttctttaaaaaaaaaagggaaaaaaaaaaaagaacaaaagaaaaggcTTATGGCTGTGAATAGTGGCCTGTCAGTAGGCCAGACCCAGCAGAGAGTCGATCAACCGATGGGCTGGGCTTTCTCTGGAGAGGCCCTTTGGGCTGTACGGTTGCTTGGCCGCTTGCTTGGGAAAGAGGTTGACTCTCAGGAGGAGGCGTGACGACTGAGGACGAGAGAGAAAGCACAAAGCCATTCCAACCTCACATCGGCACCGtgaagtctctctctctctctctccccgaaACCCTACCCCATTTTCCGACTTCCGTTGACCCACCGTCGGATCCTTTCCTTTTCGTTTTAGAAGGAGAAGTAATGGGTTTGATCAAGAGCACCTTTTCGTTCATGATGGGCACTGTGGTCGGAATTTACGTGGCCCAGAACTACGCCGTTCCGAATATCAAGAAGCTCGCCGGAACTGGGCTTCTCATTGCGAGGCACATCGAAGAGACTTATCGCAAGCCGAAGAAGAGGGACGAGGATGATTAGTTTCCCGGTTTACGACAGCCaggttttctttttccctttattGGTGGGTAGGGCTTTGTGGTGGAGGTGATGGTCGTTGTCAGTTgggaattgagataaaaatctGGGCAATTTGTTTCCTTTTGGTTCCAAATTTTATTGCAATTTCTGCTAGTTCGACTCAATTTTTGGTCTTTGAGATACtagacaatgaaaaaaaaaaaagagagactgGAAGTTTTATAGTCGCTcgtttatttgttatatttacaATAACTATTAAACTTAATTGCCTAGAGATGGAATTGAATAGAATGTTTTGACACTAGAAGTATCTTTGTgttaaactattatttaaattggCCCCAACAGCGATGGTAATTGGAAGTATGTTATCATTCGCAGCATTCTGGAAAGTGAAACACTTACTGCTGAATTATCAACTTCAAGTTGTTGATTGAGTAATGGTTTTTGCAGTCTTGTCAACCCTGATGAAGGTTATACAGAGTTGTTTACTTAGGTCATTGAATAGAGTTGTTAGAAACAGTCCTAAAGGTTCCAGGTGCCATGTATTATATGTTGAGCAATTGGTATTCAGTAGTTACAATTCATTGCAGCAAGAAATGCAATACATGATGGAAAGCAGTTGTTAATCAAGCATACGGGCAATCATTCAACATTGTCCATTCTAAACGAAAAACCAGTTCGGTCAATACTTGGTTGCACTATTGATACCATGAAGCAATGAAGATTACCATGCCCTTCATTGCAATCTGTCCCTGCATCAAGAAAGTAAATTTCGATTGCAGGTCTATAGAAGAAATATCGGTATGGATAAAGAAATTCCGGTAttcagatcatttttttttataggtaattcTGGTAATCAGATCATGGTaggatttattttcttgatgCAAATACAGATTCATGCAGGGAATGAAATCTTGTTTTTAGATAGCAATTTCAGTTCCTGTCAAGTTTTtgtgcacagagagagagagagaatgaactGGATAAATGAGTCAATGTGGCAgctaattcttttttatttttttctaagcaagcaaaTATATCATTCAATAAGAAAAACGAGATACATGAGGAGGGGATGAGGTTCCCCTTCAAACATTCCATTACAACAATTACAGtgcaaaagtgaaaaataaatgggTTTTAGGATCAAATACTTGGTCCTCACCCATACATTAAATATGGTGTTTTTACAGTTCACATAGCTATGCAAACTATGAAACTACTGTTGGAGACCGTGGAAGCTAAAGGTGCAATGCGGTTGGAAGGGGAAGTGAGTTCCAACTTCCAAGCAGAGACTAGAAGTTGGGATTGGGTGGCACTGAAAGGTGAAAGaaacaatttttaatatttaaaaccaGAAGTTTTTATACAATTGGGGAAGAAGCTTTTGTAGCAGTACTTGCAAACTCGTTATGGGACTTAATTTAGAGTAATTTtagtagataaaataaaatccctTGATCAGTTTAGGATCCATTTATTGAAGTGTACTTTCGTATTCTGAAAGAGCTTATACGATTTTCCGTTCCATAAATTTTGGTACtagaaataaatagaaatgttgtttcttattctaaattttatccCCAGTCATACTTATTATGCAATACATTTCATGTAATTCTCATTTAAATGACTGGCATATGAAATTACTCATAATGTCGTATAAATAAGTGTAATtgagaataataagattttgGATTAAGAATATCATTGCTCgaaaataaaaggaatcatGGAATCCATATACCGTAGTTTTTACTTCTAGAACtaaactacatatatatatatatatatatatatatatatatatatattacataattaagGATAGCTGCtatatttacaaaatcatcGTCTAAGAGGCAGAAGTCATTTTCTCGCTCTACAAACTTTGCACTGACATTTAACCATAAGCCGTCTGTTTATCAACTCCACCCTTGTCGATTCTACTCGATGGTAAGGTACAAATCATTCGATTCTGAAGAAGACGTCTCAGTCTCTGACGGAGAGAGACTGAATGGGGAGGGCTTCTGCATGTAAAATGAACGCCATTCGTCGATGCATGCCATTTGACAAGGATCCAAACATGGAACTCCTCTCTGTTCTTGAAGGTTCAGAATACTTTCAGTTTTGCCAAGAATCCGAACTGCATGCCTCACGTTCTCTTCCCTCTCTTCAATGGCGCTGCTCAAAGCCTTCATGCATATAAAACGCTCCATGTTGGCGAGGCAGGCTCCCAGAATATCAGAGATCATGACAACAACAGCTTCATATAATTTCTCACCCGTCTGGTCATTTGCGCCGTGTTTGTTTCGAAGCATAGTTTGACTTATTCTGTACATGGAATTGGCAGCTAGTGCGTCGACAGGCCACTTCGAAGAGAGTTGCTTTAAACATTGACTTGTGGGGTTCTTGACGAACTCCGCAAGCCTGTTCTTTGCTGCATCTGAAAGTTCTTGAAGTGTTTCCTTAGGACTTTTTCCTTGAAGGGACAGTTTATGTAGATCCACATCGAACCACTTGTGATAGAGTTCCACTTGTACCCACACCACCTCTGCTGCTCTTTTGGTGTTGATAAGATCTTCTCTTGCATGCAGTTTATTTTCTACGAGTCTTACATACATCAGACCTTCATTCACACCAGATACTAGTTCTTTAACTGATTTGGGGCTGATGCTTGGAAGTGCTAATGCGATACTTGTTAGCGTCGCCACAGGAAGAGCCCAACAATTTGGTGGTTCTTCAAAATCTAGAGAGGGAATTTGGTTACTGTCAAACTCTCCAACTCCCTTGAATCCCCGTGTAGATCTCTCCAATAGTTTTATGAGGTATTTGGGCCGATTGTTTTCCCCCATCCGAAACCAATAAACAGTAGGATCACAATGGCATTTCATCATCCTCCCAACCAATGCTTCCTCGCCTTCGAGATGCAAAACAAAACCGCTAAGATCCACCTTTGAGGAATGCTGTGATCCTGAAACTGATTCAGTGTTTGAAACTTTCTCGACTGTAAACTTTTTTATCCGTTTGCAGCAGTTGCAGCATGACAAGATCCAGCTTACAAAGTAAATGGAAATGAGGCGAATCGCTTTGCTCATTAGCACAATTCCGATCTGCACTGTGATACACAAGTTTAAGAATCGATCTTTCGCATCATGAGCAAGTTTCCTACAGTGCCTGTTACGAATTCGTAACAAAGTTAACGGGCACTCTTTCAGCTCTAATAGGCTCTGGATCCAATACTTCTCTActttaaattcatttttgcAAGTTTGATTCCAGCTTGTGTTTGTGCACCTGAAACTGATGGCGCTGAACCATCTACAAGCTGGGCCAATAGTACCGACTGCTACTGCAATAGTCTGTGTAACAAGAACTAAACAGGCCGACCACTTATAATCAGACTCTCCACTGCAAAATTTGAAAGACCAGGGCATGAAGTAGGATCTAATCATGGCTTCCGCTAAAGTTGCGGCGCTCAGAAGACAGAAGGCTCCCGAAGCGGTGCACGTCACTGAACGCCCCATCACAAACTGGGGGCTGCCCGTATGAGCCATCATCCAATGTTTCATAAGATcctctctaagtttgtcaacaAGCGGTTTATCACTTTCATTCGAGCCTTCTTTCAGAGCTAATTGGTACTTTTTATTGTACTTGTATTCCAAATACTGCTTGGTATTCGGGACAGTTAAAGCAGAAAAACTCAAGAGAAGAAGCAAAACAAGCATGATAAACATGATGAAAGCATGTTCTTTCCAGAAAACAAAGATTACCCCGGTACCTAATTGGATGCAGATATTCA
This genomic window contains:
- the LOC109014702 gene encoding uncharacterized protein LOC109014702 translates to MGKLGCNVDGNLDDTKFSQPMPWIGIYVAAASLAFLFSMAVDAIHGIRQRKFWFPSKFSSLNATSLTLLAVAIKLSVDLNTAMPRRQDQLAKLSSAVFICTVMGNSMPSLGTMENRELFMNIMALAILVITVIVNICIQLGTGVIFVFWKEHAFIMFIMLVLLLLLSFSALTVPNTKQYLEYKYNKKYQLALKEGSNESDKPLVDKLREDLMKHWMMAHTGSPQFVMGRSVTCTASGAFCLLSAATLAEAMIRSYFMPWSFKFCSGESDYKWSACLVLVTQTIAVAVGTIGPACRWFSAISFRCTNTSWNQTCKNEFKVEKYWIQSLLELKECPLTLLRIRNRHCRKLAHDAKDRFLNLCITVQIGIVLMSKAIRLISIYFVSWILSCCNCCKRIKKFTVEKVSNTESVSGSQHSSKVDLSGFVLHLEGEEALVGRMMKCHCDPTVYWFRMGENNRPKYLIKLLERSTRGFKGVGEFDSNQIPSLDFEEPPNCWALPVATLTSIALALPSISPKSVKELVSGVNEGLMYVRLVENKLHAREDLINTKRAAEVVWVQVELYHKWFDVDLHKLSLQGKSPKETLQELSDAAKNRLAEFVKNPTSQCLKQLSSKWPVDALAANSMYRISQTMLRNKHGANDQTGEKLYEAVVVMISDILGACLANMERFICMKALSSAIEEREENVRHAVRILGKTESILNLQEQRGVPCLDPCQMACIDEWRSFYMQKPSPFSLSPSETETSSSESNDLYLTIE
- the LOC109013114 gene encoding uncharacterized protein LOC109013114 codes for the protein MGLIKSTFSFMMGTVVGIYVAQNYAVPNIKKLAGTGLLIARHIEETYRKPKKRDEDD
- the LOC109013115 gene encoding autophagy-related protein 8f, translating into MAKSYFKQEHDLEKRRAEAARIREKYPDRIPVIVEKAERSDIPSIDKKKYLVPADLTVGQFVYVIRKRIKLSAEKAIFVFVDNVLPPTGAMMSAIYEEKKDEDGFLYVTYSGENTFGH